The proteins below come from a single Eriocheir sinensis breed Jianghai 21 chromosome 11, ASM2467909v1, whole genome shotgun sequence genomic window:
- the LOC126997028 gene encoding mucin-2-like — translation MSGRATHGSFYTVGLVSTPAPQHRSATTTSSSAATTFSATYTTTPLQHLDHTLASMSSSHAHALPPLSYPSDSSTLAPPRLTASNTPPPSSTPPSFASPHTISSFGSPPPSSTPPSFATPPQPSATLDPAASLSANQSPPFPRYGRGPTTFGTRLSSTPRPGVMTTLTRPSVVTTRSPGLNTLTTHGPTVTTYTTYNPAMNKFTTHTPVTTTTSSFLPDASSQPPSSAFLRYTPSSSRFVSLTTTTTVTPVTPPPRRTANIYTLSPHVTDSAAVTTASINFPPPPKVTLASTATSQRPSPSWPLHVTLGASEGYDNLHLDVGEEEVAGKPQVRTHMTKEEFLAAPYPGLEMHETGEKAAAESSHWSGRRGWPSGQERLEERRRGGVWNMSLYPTSTSTSVTTTFIPNTTATTTTFSATPPPQRQHLTTTVTPTATSSTSTFTGGYCNQAVEAEGEDGAHRGIWTVEGGEVLRRKNKSPPFPDPCTPPPPDRDSLTPPPHPDAADTRFSLRDVPLKGEWVTQALFGTSVGGRCTGKGNDENVYERGEKRGRNMKKKLRY, via the exons ATGAGCGGGCGAGCCACCCACGGGTCCTTCTACACCGTGGGTTTGGTCTCCACCCCAGCGCCTCAGCACcgctccgccaccaccacctcctcctccgccgccaccacgTTCTccgccacctacaccaccacGCCGCTGCAGCACCTCGACCACACCCTCGCCAGCATGTCCTCCAGCCACGCCCACGCCTTGCCGCCGCTCTCCTACCCCTCAGACTCCTCCACGCTCGCTCCTCCTCGCCTCACCGCCTCCAACACCCCTccgccttcctccactcctccatcctTCGCCTCTCCACACACCATCTCCTCCTTcggctctcctcctccctcctccacgccTCCGTCCTTCGCCACGCCTCCTCAGCCCTCCGCTACTCTTGACCCCGCCGCCAGCCTCTCCGCCAACCAGTCCCCGCCCTTCCCTCGGTACGGCCGCGGCCCCACCACCTTCGGCACCCGTCTGTCCTCCACGCCGCGGCCAGGGGTGATGACCACGCTTACCCGCCCCTCCGTCGTCACCACACGCTCGCCCGGCCTCAACACCCTCACCACGCACGGCCCCACggtcaccacctacaccacctacAACCCCGCTATGAATAAGTTCACCACGCACACGCcggtcactaccaccacctcctccttcttgcctgACGCCTCCTCGCAGCCGCCCAGCAGTGCCTTCCTTAGATACACGCCGTCCTCCTCACGCTTCGTCTccctcaccacgaccaccacagtCACCCCCGTCACGCCGCCGCCACGCCGCACCGCCAACATATACACGCTCTCGCCGCACGTGACGGACAGCgccgccgtcaccaccgccagcatTAACTTCCCGCCGCCGCCGAAGGTCACGCTCGCCAGCACCGCCACCTCGCAGCGCCCCTCCCCTTCCTGGCCCCTCCACGTGACCCTCGGCGCCTCGGAGGGCTACGATAACCTGCATCTTGAcgtcggggaggaggaggtcgcCGGCAAGCCCCAGGTCAGGACGCACATGACGAAGGAGGAGTTCTTGGCGGCCCCGTACCCCGGCCTGGAGATGCACGAGACTGGCGAGAAAG CAGCGGCGGAGTCTAGCCATTGGTCAGGTCGCCGCGGGTGGCCGAGCGGGCAGGAGCGACTGGAGGAGCGGAGGCGTGGAGGGGTGTGGAATATGTCCCTctaccccacctccacctccacctccgtcaccaccaccttcatccccaacaccaccgccaccaccaccaccttcagcgcCACGCCACCGCCCCAGCGTCAGCatctcaccaccaccgtcacgccCACTGCCACCTCGTCCACCTCAACCTTCACGGGAGGATACTGTAATCAG gCGGTGGAGGCGGAGGGAGAAGACGGCGCCCACAGAGGGATATGGACGGTGGAGGGCGGCGAAGTTCTCCGTCGAAAGAACAAATCCCCGCCTTTTCCGGACCCGtgcacgccgccgccgcccgatCGGGATTCGCTGACGCCGCCGCCACATCCCGACGCCGCCGACACTCGCTTCAGCCTTCGCGATGTTCCGCTGAAAG